A window of Erpetoichthys calabaricus chromosome 12, fErpCal1.3, whole genome shotgun sequence contains these coding sequences:
- the LOC127529972 gene encoding uncharacterized protein K02A2.6-like, whose amino-acid sequence MAMITGHFGPFDDSVEQWGDYTERFEFFVKANAIDDDLKVPTFLSVIGAKTFSLLRSLVRPGKPGDKSFDDIAKILDSHFSPKPLLIAERFRFHKRNQEEGKSVAQYVAVLKKLTEYCEFGANLDDALRDRLVCGLRSEGLQKRLLTDANLILQKAIEIAVSMELASKEAQQLGAAARKENKTDSETDSEAELLIKTLNKKRGSAAYTITAMLEGHPVKMEVDTGAAVSLISEKLFKKKLNHLPLKHPKIIIKTYTGESVPMLGKTKVQVELNGQRTKLPVYIVKGDYPALMGRSWLEKVQLDWTKVNAVSVEQSELNLVLRKHQAVFQEELGSITGIKVTLRVQQNCQPRFLKARSVPYALRPKVEVDIDRLVKLGVLDPVSHSEWATPVVPVVKSDGSVRLCGDFKVTVNPVLIAEQYPLPVIEDIFAGLAGGNKFSKIDLSQAYLQMHVDEDSQKYLTITTHKGLYRYCRLPFGITSAPALFQRAMDQILSGLPGVQCYLDDILVTGRDDKEHMANLDKTLSRLKKYGLRVNKEKCDFFKMSVEYLGHVIDSDGLHTAPSKVKAIVDAPAPSNVSQLRSFLGLVNYYGRFIPQLATLLKPLHELLCESRPWKWSQECETTFSKTKAALADKRVLTHFDPSLPIQLACDASPYGVGAVVSHIMSTGEERPIAFASRTLSKTETKYPQIEKEALSIIFGIKKFHTYLFGRKFTLLTDHRPLTSIFGSHTGVPSMAASRLQCWALLLGAHNYEIKYRRSEAHGNADGLSRLPLPDQPSEQGQKIFYFKMVENAPITAHQIKQETKGDYTLSKLLTCILKGQDLSTLNALPDVQPYLSRGKELSVTAGCLMWGMRVIIPQRLRKPILDELHLGHCGIVRMKELARSYFWWPGLDREEKANSCSSCQGLRNMPSPAPLHPWEWPASPWQRVHLDFAGPVEGVMVLVAVDAHSKWPEITVMPDITSEKTIQTLREMFARFGLPEQIVTDNGHSFVSQEMEEFLKGNGIKHLLSSPYHPSTNGLAERMVQTLKHALKASKSEAPFKQRLYTFLLKYRNTPHATTGEQLICS is encoded by the exons ATGGCAATGATAACGGGACATTTCGGGCCATTCGATGATTCAGTTGAGCAATGGGGCGATTATACAGAGCGATTTGAGTTTTTTGTCAAAGCCAACGCCATTGACGATGACTTGAAAGTGCCGACATTTCTTAGCGTTATCGGGGCAAAGACATTTAGTCTACTGAGAAGTTTGGTACGGCCAGGAAAACCCGGTGACAAGTCATTTGATGATATTGCAAAGATTCTGGACTCACATTTTTCGCCTAAGCCGTTATTAATAGCTGAAAGATTTAGATTTCACAAACGGAACCAGGAAGAAGGCAAGTCTGTTGCTCAATATGTAGCGGTACTCAAGAAACTTACAGAATATTGTGAATTTGGTGCTAATTTGGATGACGCCTTACGGGACAGGCTAGTGTGCGGATTGAGAAGTGAGGGCCTTCAGAAGCGGTTACTCACTGACGCCAACCTCATATTGCAGAAAGCGATTGAGATAGCCGTGTCTATGGAGCTGGCTTCTAAAGAAGCACAGCAGTTAGGGGCAGCTGCTAGA aaagaaaataaaactgacagtgaGACTGATTCTGAGGCTGAGCtactaattaaaacactgaataaaaaaagaggcTCAGCAGCATATACTATTACTGCCATGCTGGAAGGGCACCCTGTGAAGATGGAGGTGGATACTGGAGCAGCGGTCTCCCTAATATCAGAGAAActgtttaagaaaaaattaaatcacctTCCACTGAAACACCCTAAGATCATAATAAAGACATACACTGGGGAGAGTGTGCCTATGTTGGGTAAAACAAAGGTTCAGGTTGAACTAAATGGGCAAAGAACCAAATtgcctgtatatattgtaaaaggtgaTTATCCAGCTCTGATGGGCAGATCGTGGCTAGAAAAAGTACAGTTGGATTGGACCAAAGTGAATGCTGTGTCTGTTGAACAGTCCGAGTTGAATTTGGTCCTGAGAAAGCACCAAGCTGTATTCCAAGAGGAACTGGGGAGTATAACAGGGATTAAAGTGACACTCCGGGTGCAACAAAATTGTCAGCCAAGATTTTTAAAGGCAAGGAGTGTTCCTTACGCTTTAAGACCTAAGGTGGAGGTGGACATTGACCGGCTTGTCAAACTAGGAGTCCTAGACCCTGTTTCTCATTCTGAGTGGGCCACACCTGTGGTTCCGGTGGTCAAGTCTGATGGATCTGTACGATTATGTGGGGACTTTAAGGTAACAGTTAACCCTGTTCTCATAGCTGAGCAATACCCCCTTCCTGTGATTGAAGATATTTTTGCTGGATTAGCTGGGGGAAACAAATTTAGTAAAATAGACCTCAGCCAAGCATACTTGCAAATGCATGTAGATGAGGACTCACAAAAGTACCTCACCATAACAACACATAAAGGGCTGTACCGTTATTGTCGTTTACCCTTTGGAATTACTTCAGCACCAGCGTTATTTCAGCGTGCCATGGATCAGATCCTTAGTGGATTACCAGGGGTACAGTGTTACCTGGATGACATCCTGGTCACAGGGCGAGATGACAAGGAGCACATGGCCAATCTGGATAAAACCTTAAGCAGGCTAAAAAAGTATGGGCTGCGTGTAAACAAGGagaaatgtgactttttcaaaatgtctgtgGAGTACCTAGGACATGTTATTGATTCTGACGGGTTGCACACAGCTCCTTCAAAAGTGAAGGCAATAGTAGATGCCCCTGCTCCAAGCAATGTCAGCCAACTGAGATCATTCTTGGGTCTCGTGAACTATTATGGGCGTTTCATTCCACAGCTAGCAACGTTGTTGAAACCACTCCATGAGTTGCTGTGTGAGAGTAGACCCTGGAAATGGTCACAGGAGTGTGAAACGACATTTAGCAAAACCAAGGCTGCGCTGGCTGATAAAagagttttaacacattttgacCCATCCTTACCAATTCAGTTAGCTTGCGATGCATCCCCTTACGGTGTTGGGGCTGTGGTGTCGCATATTATGTCAACAGGTGAGGAGCGACCAATTGCATTTGCGTCAAGAACATtgagtaaaactgaaacaaaatatcctcaaattgaaaaagaggctttaagcatcatttttggaataaagaaattccaCACTTACCTCTTTGGTCGAAAATTTACCCTGCTAACAGACCACAGACCTCTCACGTCTATTTTTGGCTCACACACTGGTGTACCATCTatggcagcaagcagactgcagtGCTGGGCATTGCTTCTTGGGGCTCACAATTATGAGATCAAATACAGGCGTTCGGAGGCACATGGAAATGCAGATGGTTTGTCAAGACTTCCCCTACCTGACCAACCCAGTGAACAAGGGcaaaagattttttactttaaGATGGTGGAAAATGCACCTATCACTGCCCACCAGATTAAGCAAGAAACCAAGGGTGATTATACACTGTCAAAACTACTCACCTGCATTCTTAAAGGTCAGGACCTTAGCACCCTTAATGCACTGCCTGATGTTCAGCCTTACCTTTCACGGGGAAAGGAGCTATCTGTGACAGCAGGATGCCTCATGTGGGGCATGCGAGTAATTATACCACAAAGGTTGAGGAAACCCATTCTGGATGAGTTACATCTTGGACACTGTGGTATAGTCCGAATGAAAGAGCTAGCCCGGAGTTATTTTTGGTGGCCTGGACTGGATCGTGAGGAAAAGGCAAATTCATGTTCATCATGTCAAGGCCTCAGAAATATGCCAAGTCCAGCACCATTGCATCCATGGGAATGGCCTGCCAGTCCTTGGCAACGCGTTCATTTAGATTTTGCAGGACCTGTAGAGGGTGTTATGGTTCTGGTCGCAGTGGATGCACATTCTAAGTGGCCTGAGATCACTGTCATGCCCGACATCACATCAGAAAAGACAATCCAAACCTTAAGAGAGATGTTTGCACGTTTTGGACTGCCAGAGCAGATCGTGACGGATAATGGGCATTCTTTTGTATCCCAAGAAATGGAAGAATTCCTAAAAGGTAATGGTATTAAACATCTCCTATCCAGCCCTTATCATCCTTCAACTAATGGCCTGGCTGAAAGAATGGTGCAAACCCTTAAACATGCTCTTAAAGCATCCAAAAGTGAAGCACCATTCAAACAACGTCTTTATACCTTTCTTCTTAAATATCGTAACACACCCCATGCAACAACAGGGGAACAGCTGATCTGTTCCTAA